A genomic stretch from Mya arenaria isolate MELC-2E11 chromosome 10, ASM2691426v1 includes:
- the LOC128206760 gene encoding multiple epidermal growth factor-like domains protein 10 — translation MDSVKIPFLLLMLLLAKCDSCPGRCQCCLNDICGDYFGYNQACKDGCKNGYYQPRCMWLCSEHCQYCGQMDGVCLICQPGFYAPSDECSNACEYRNCACAQTDCDYCLDGFYDVSQHCNSACSKGCIEEKCNDNGSCDCVEYFKGNTCDMCVLGKYGELCNNDCINDNCGCTNSTNCISCKAGYFSSLCSKSCSVGCKNICNNEGHCSCHSQFTGSNCENCKPGYYGDNCTTPCTNGCINGTCNRDGTCDCLSNFTGARCETCVVGHYGDSCDKPCGLGCTGNICNKDDGTCICEYNYKGAICDICNDGYFGIYCNSFCPDRCYKCSSIENCLACKEGFFGLDCTHQCSANCLGSHCDKCCGLCTDGCMDGFTAAACNDKCDSICKACSQTNSTHCLSCFGGYSGPSCKCLPNCQCELNSEACNGCTNGFEIESKYCKCNKKYCVDYLNCPSCLNDSFYTYNGTCCECSTNCRNGQCVSEDQCLNGCEDGYTGADCADLCIDYDVNCIKCGQVERYCVICESGFSPNTESVCARQCSDTCFNKECDAKTGQCLQGCNERYWGHNCNNSCHPSCISCLQENGTCTRCANNSLISFGDHCATQCSETCVNKLCNDTTGQCLQGCIRNFYADKCDLECPSTCASEPNKTRCDNYGRCLHGCREGYKGITCASATSTPKSDASVGKLIGGTVGGAITIVSVVIVIVVFLYMKRRKLHKKPSESGNQRAFRNPNPFTIEDQEMHYQQLSNRHNTTAGAQQLSVRHNTTAGVQDEAYTELQTNNMDYELLDI, via the exons ATGGACTCTGTTAAG aTTCCATTTCTATTGCTGATGCTTTTATTAG CTAAATGTGACTCATGTCCTGGTCGATGCCAGTGCTGCCTGAATGACATATGCGGGGATTACTTTGGCTATAACCAGGCGTGTAAGGATGGCTGCAAAAATGGATATTATCAGCCCCGCTGCATGTGGCTATGCTCAGAACACTGTCAGTATTGTGGCCAAATGGACGGTGTGTGTCTAATATGTCAGCCAGGATTTTACGCACCATCTGACGAGTGTTCAAATGCCTGTGAATACAGAAACTGCGCGTGTGCTCAAACCGATTGTGATTATTGCCTTGATGGATTTTACGATGTAAGCCAACATTGCAATTCGGCTTGTTCAAAAGGATGCATTGAGGAAAAATGCAATGATAATGGCTCATGCGACTGTGTGGaatattttaaaggaaatacATGTGACATGTGTGTACTAGGGAAATACGGAGAACTTTGCAATAATGATTGTATCAACGATAATTGTGGATGCACAAATTCAACCAATTGTATTTCCTGTAAGGCCGGTTACTTCTCTTCTCTTTGTTCAAAATCGTGTTCCGTAGGTTGTAAGAATATTTGTAACAATGAAGGTCACTGTTCATGCCATTCGCAATTTACCGGAAGCAACTGTGAAAACTGCAAACCTGGATATTACGGCGACAACTGCACCACTCCATGTACAAATGGTTGCATCAATGGAACGTGCAATAGAGATGGAACTTGCGACTGTTTATCCAATTTCACCGGTGCAAGGTGCGAAACCTGTGTTGTAGGACATTATGGTGATTCCTGTGATAAACCATGCGGGCTAGGTTGTACAGGAAACATCTGTAACAAAGACGATGGCACATGCATTTGTGAATACAACTACAAAGGTGCAATATGTGATATTTGTAACGACGGCTATTTTGGAATTTATTGCAACTCATTTTGTCCGGATCGTTGCTATAAATGCTCTTCAATTGAAAACTGTTTAGCGTGTAAAGAAGGTTTTTTTGGTTTAGACTGCACACACCAATGCTCGGCTAATTGCTTAGGATCACATTGCGATAAATGCTGTGGCCTCTGTACAGATGGTTGTATGGATGGATTTACAGCCGCCGCTTGCAATGACAAATGTGATAGCATTTGTAAAGCATGTTCTCAGACTAATTCTACACACTGTTTATCATGTTTCGGTGGATATAGCGGACCTTCTTGTAAATGTCTACCAAACTGTCAATGTGAATTAAACAGTGAAGCATGCAATGGGTGTACTAATGGTTTCGAAATCGAAAGCAAATACTGcaaatgtaacaaaaaatacTGTGTTGACTACTTGAACTGCCCATCATGCCTCAATGACTcgttttatacatataatggTACATGCTGTGAGTGTAGCACAAATTGCAGAAATGGACAGTGCGTTTCAGAAGACCAGTGCTTAAATGGTTGTGAGGACGGATATACCGGTGCAGACTGTGCAGATTTATGTATAGATTACGatgtaaattgtataaaatgtggTCAGGTTGAGCGGTACTGTGTTATTTGTGAAAGCGGGTTCTCACCAAACACAGAAAGTGTATGTGCAAGACAATGCAGtgatacatgttttaacaaagAATGTGATGCTAAAACAGGCCAGTGTCTTCAAGGTTGCAATGAGCGGTACTGGGGTCATAACTGCAACAATTCATGTCATCCTTCTTGCATATCCTGTCTGCAGGAGAATGGAACATGTACACGGTGTGCAAACAACTCTTTAATAAGCTTTGGGGATCACTGTGCAACACAATGTAGTGAAACCTGTGTCAACAAATTATGTAATGATACAACAGGCCAGTGTCTCCAAGGTTGTATTCGCAACTTTTACGCCGATAAATGCGATTTAGAGTGTCCCTCGACATGCGCATCTGAACCCAACAAAACAAGATGTGACAACTACGGTCGATGTCTACATGGCTGCAGGGAAGGTTACAAAGGGATCACCTGTGCGAGTG CAACATCGACGCCTAAATCCGATGCATCAGTTGGAAAGTTAATCGGGGGAACTGTTGGTGGGGCAATTACAATTGTATCTGTGGTCATTGTCATCGTTGTGTTTCTGTACATGAAAAG GAGAAAACTTCATAAGAAACCGTCTGAAAGTGGAAACCAACGTGCATTCCGTAATCCTAATCCATTTACCATAGAAG atCAAGAAATGCACTATCAACAATTGAGCAACCGACATAATACAACGGCAGGCGCACAACAATTGAGCGTACGACATAATACGACGGCAGGAGTACAAGATGAAGCGTACACTGAACTGCAAACAAACAACATGGACTACGAGCTTTTGGATATTTAA